The nucleotide sequence tggttccaacaagatggaacaacttgccatacagcgccgTAAACAAtccatttattgcaatattcaagccaccattgatgtCATACGGACAAAACTGGACTAATCGAATGGGCCTTGTAAGTCGCTGCCGGATaccatattcaaaaattaaatgccatgaaattatcttctagattataataaaaaaaaccaaaaacaaaaataacttcCGTTTTAAAAAgaataacatatgtatgtatgtacatatatgaatatctTTCCTAACAAGagcttaacaaaaatatatatgtatatacagtcgaacttccatatagtgaattcgcacgggacctgaaaatcacttcactatatagaaacttcattataaagaaacattgattttttatgtaattttatttaaaataatcagtgagtttggtttgaattacagccttccatttttcattttcaataaaagcttccaaatcatgtagagagttgaaaacattaatcggcacgtcactcctcatttccacaaaggttctaattacgctaatggatgaagcagcttgtatcaacgtaggtaatgcctcctcagtttctgccaatttttcaacggtcaaatcgtgttcatcgttatctgaaataatatttacatattaaatttttgtttgactataaaaagataaatgcttaccaggttcagctggaactccgcgactttcaaaaatgctgttgagaatatcttcttcggatgggttgtccgaagtctgcacaccattatcaacatttacgtagtcatcaaacgatgcttcgatatttgctacttttttaaatgaagactgtaaagcagccaaatctgatattgaaagaaggtcctcttcagcccaatgctcaaatggaatctgcatagcatcttttgaaaatccagcctttttaaaacagttggcaattgtttctggtttaacatagacattccatacattgctaagatttcgaactgcttgcagcaagtctatggccataacagaatttccctcatccacttgagtcaatatattcgttaaaattcgttttctgtaatgttgtttcataTTGTAGAGaatgccttggtccattggttgcagtaacgaagtcatgttgggaggaaaataagcgagatgaatgtttctcaacttgtctcttacatctttagggtgggcagtgcagttatcaacaaaaaacaacacctttctgttttgatcacaaaattttttgtcgagttttacaatccatttcgt is from Anastrepha ludens isolate Willacy chromosome 4, idAnaLude1.1, whole genome shotgun sequence and encodes:
- the LOC128860786 gene encoding tigger transposable element-derived protein 6-like is translated as MTSEIFTKWIVKLDKKFCDQNRKVLFFVDNCTAHPKDVRDKLRNIHLAYFPPNMTSLLQPMDQGILYNMKQHYRKRILTNILTQVDEGNSVMAIDLLQAVRNLSNVWNVYVKPETIANCFKKAGFSKDAMQIPFEHWAEEDLLSISDLAALQSSFKKVANIEASFDDYVNVDNGVQTSDNPSEEDILNSIFESRGVPAEPDNDEHDLTVEKLAETEEALPTLIQAASSISVIRTFVEMRSDVPINVFNSLHDLEAFIENEKWKAVIQTKLTDYFK